Within the Rhodothermia bacterium genome, the region CTTAGAATCGAATCAACAACGGGTCTCTAAACGGATGATCCTCATTAAATAAGGCAAAGATGATGTTTCAACGGTCTATTCTTACCCATGAGTAGGCCGTTTTTTGTTTTTATACCAGATAATTTGGTATGATTTTTGAAAGTATAATTCCTGACCCACTTATATACTTGCCCTATACCTATGAAAATCTTGGCTGTAGATGACGATGCCGCTCTTCGTCGTTTGTTGTATTTTTTCTTAAAAGATCGGTACGAAGTCGTAACCTTAGCTACTGCCGAAGAAGCGATTAGGTACATCCGTTCTAACCCGTTGGATGCCGTAATCATGGACGTAAGTTTGGAGGGCGAAATGGATGGCGACGAAGCAGTCTTGGAACTCCGTCGTACACATCCAAACCTTCCCATTATTGCACTTACGGGCTATGTGTTTAAACAACATCGAGAAATGTGTAGCAATGCAGGCTATACCGACTTTGTGCCCAAACCTTTTTCACAGGAACAAATCATCTCCTCGCTCGAAAAGTGGTTATCTTATAATTCTGCCCGCGCTTAATCAATCCCGATCCCCATCGTTTTTGTTTTCCGGGTTTGCTGTCCATTGTCCGGGATAAAGTCATTTTTGAATCTCGGTGTACACCCAACTCCTTCAAGTAAAATAGATTATGAGTTACGGACTCTTAAAAGGAAAAAAAGGCGTCATTTTTGGCGCAATGATCGAAACGTCCATTGCTTGGGCTATCGCCGAGGCCGCGCACCGCGAAGGCGCACAATTCATTCTTTCTAATGCGCCCGTTACCAAGCGCTTTGGGAATCTGTCCAAATTATCCGAATTAACGGGCAATAGCCCCGTTATTTATGCCGACGCAACAAGTGACGAAGACCTGCAGGCACTCTTCGAGGAGGCAAAACGCCACTTTGGTGGTCAAATTGACTTTATTGTCCATGCCATTGGGCAAAGCATCAACATCCGGAAAGGTCTAACTTATACCGAGTTGGATTATGAAAACCTGCACAGAACCTTAGACATCTCTGCGATCAGCCTTCACCGGGTTATTCGGGCTTCTTTAGATACCGACACCCTGGCCGATGGCGCCTCGGTGGTGGCACTTAGCTACATCGGCGCGCAACGCACGTTCTCGAAATACTCCGAGATGAACGACGCCAAAGCCTTGTTGGAGTCTATCGCACGCACGTATGGCTATAATTTGGGCAAACGTAAAATCCGTGTAAATACGATTTCCCAAAGCCCTACTAAAACGGTTGCAGGACAAGGACTTAAAGGCTTTGATGCCATGTTCGAGTTTGCAGACCGTGTTTCGCCATTGGGCAATGCCGATGCTGCCTCTTGTGCAGATTATACCGTTACCCTGCTTTCCGATTTTTCGCGCATGGTGACCATGCAAAACCTCTTCCACGACGGTGGATTTAGTTCTACGGGCATGTCGGACGAGCTTATCCTGATGTTGGCCGAGGTTTTAACCAAAGATGAGGCCAATCAAGGCTAATGGGTGCATGATCGCGTTGTTTGTCTCGGACATAGATGGCTGCTTGTCGGAGGTTTATGAACCACATAACCTGCCTACATTCCAACGTATTTCGGGTTTTGTAGGAAAAAAAGAACCTTGCTTTCCAGAATGGTCGCTC harbors:
- a CDS encoding response regulator; translated protein: MKILAVDDDAALRRLLYFFLKDRYEVVTLATAEEAIRYIRSNPLDAVIMDVSLEGEMDGDEAVLELRRTHPNLPIIALTGYVFKQHREMCSNAGYTDFVPKPFSQEQIISSLEKWLSYNSARA
- a CDS encoding SDR family oxidoreductase — translated: MSYGLLKGKKGVIFGAMIETSIAWAIAEAAHREGAQFILSNAPVTKRFGNLSKLSELTGNSPVIYADATSDEDLQALFEEAKRHFGGQIDFIVHAIGQSINIRKGLTYTELDYENLHRTLDISAISLHRVIRASLDTDTLADGASVVALSYIGAQRTFSKYSEMNDAKALLESIARTYGYNLGKRKIRVNTISQSPTKTVAGQGLKGFDAMFEFADRVSPLGNADAASCADYTVTLLSDFSRMVTMQNLFHDGGFSSTGMSDELILMLAEVLTKDEANQG